In a single window of the Pseudodesulfovibrio profundus genome:
- a CDS encoding phosphotransferase enzyme family protein, whose protein sequence is MKTDLSPWGLTLGRIRDDILLPGSPERCASRVAVDDSTGRTWMLEQLKPGQFDSRERIGRALTTLSDAGVPVPAYVAADGRYCVEQGGAYWQLSPFIFGDPLPQPEFVDDAARGVSLGQFIAGMRFVSSAASDEFLNVPRFDLEAYVNELMAVMAPRRVDLHEALLPVLGVLAPLFDVWHDLPVALCQGDFHPLNVIWNDTQVGAVIDWEFMGLRPVLFDVANCLGCVGIEDPHALVRGLAPALLKTLRDQGQLDPADLALLPEMILGMRFAWMSEWLRKQDEEMAQLEVRYMRLLGNSIDTLLPVWEQMLGMKG, encoded by the coding sequence ATGAAAACTGATCTTTCCCCATGGGGGCTGACCTTAGGGCGCATACGTGACGACATTCTCCTGCCGGGCAGTCCTGAGCGGTGTGCATCCCGTGTGGCGGTCGATGATTCAACCGGTCGAACCTGGATGCTGGAGCAGCTCAAACCCGGGCAATTCGACAGCCGTGAACGTATCGGGCGTGCCCTGACCACACTCTCGGACGCCGGGGTGCCTGTACCTGCGTATGTCGCCGCTGATGGGCGGTATTGCGTGGAGCAGGGCGGCGCGTATTGGCAGCTTTCCCCGTTCATTTTCGGTGATCCTTTACCGCAGCCCGAGTTTGTGGATGACGCGGCGCGGGGCGTGAGTCTCGGGCAGTTCATAGCGGGCATGCGATTTGTTTCATCGGCAGCTTCGGACGAGTTTCTCAACGTACCCCGGTTCGATCTTGAAGCGTACGTCAATGAACTGATGGCAGTCATGGCGCCACGCCGGGTCGACCTGCACGAGGCGTTGCTCCCTGTTCTTGGTGTGCTGGCCCCGCTTTTCGACGTCTGGCACGATTTGCCCGTGGCTCTGTGTCAGGGAGACTTTCATCCGCTCAATGTCATCTGGAATGATACGCAGGTTGGCGCGGTCATCGACTGGGAATTCATGGGGCTTCGGCCTGTATTATTTGATGTAGCCAACTGTCTGGGGTGTGTCGGTATCGAAGACCCCCACGCCTTGGTGCGCGGTTTGGCTCCGGCATTGCTCAAGACCTTGCGGGATCAAGGGCAGCTTGATCCCGCTGATTTGGCGCTGTTGCCCGAGATGATTCTGGGGATGCGATTCGCCTGGATGTCCGAGTGGTTGCGCAAGCAGGACGAAGAAATGGCCCAGCTTGAGGTTCGGTACATGCGTCTTCTGGGCAATTCCATCGATACATTGCTCCCGGTCTGGGAGCAGATGCTTGGGATGAAAGGCTGA
- the tkt gene encoding transketolase, translated as MPQRSELANAIRALSMDAIQKANSGHPGAPLGMADIAEVLWNDYLVHNPANPSWANRDRFVFSNGHGSMLLYSLLHLSGYDVTIDDIKQFRQLNSKTPGHPELGMTPGVESTSGPLGQGIACAVGMAVAEKVLGAQYNQDGHTIMDHHTYVFMGDGCMMEGVSHEACSLAGTLQLGKLIAFYDDNGISIDGCVDGWFTDDTPRRFQSYGWHVVPGVDGHDPESIKDAIEKARSEPDRPTLICCKTVIGQGAPNVCGTEKCHGAPLGDDEISCARDAMSWPHPPFEIPELVYASWSAKGSGFRAEDSWNARFKEYEKVYPQLAAEFTRRMNGELPDDFDSHASNYVDSVDAKAESLATRKASQNAIEGLAPVLPEFFGGSADLAGSNLTRWSGSKIAVPTDWNGNYMNYGVREFAMSVMMNGMVLHGGFIPYGGTFLVFSDYARNAMRMSALMGLRTLYVLTHDSIGVGEDGPTHQPVEHVESLRLIPNMDVWRPCDAVEAAVAWERSVKRDDGPSSLIMSRQALPHQSRSAETLEQVSCGGYVLRDSDTTPDAIIIATGSEVGLAMEAAMTMESTGSHVRVVSMPCVEVFERQSEDYRNQVLPPHVTTRVAVEAGVTSGWGKYVGLEGAVLGMDRFGESAPGNELFEYFGFTPDALVKLVKRVMNGKKMAA; from the coding sequence ATGCCTCAACGCAGTGAACTTGCCAATGCCATCCGTGCTCTGAGCATGGACGCCATCCAAAAAGCCAATTCCGGACATCCGGGTGCTCCACTCGGCATGGCCGATATCGCCGAGGTTCTGTGGAACGATTATCTGGTCCACAATCCGGCCAATCCCAGCTGGGCAAACAGGGATCGATTCGTTTTTTCCAACGGGCATGGCTCGATGCTCCTCTACTCATTGCTGCACTTGAGCGGCTATGACGTCACCATCGATGACATCAAGCAGTTCAGGCAACTCAATTCTAAAACCCCGGGGCATCCGGAGCTTGGAATGACGCCGGGCGTCGAATCCACCTCCGGGCCTCTTGGGCAAGGCATCGCCTGCGCTGTGGGCATGGCCGTGGCCGAAAAGGTTCTCGGCGCCCAATACAACCAAGACGGTCATACCATCATGGACCACCACACCTATGTCTTCATGGGGGATGGATGCATGATGGAAGGCGTCTCCCACGAGGCGTGTTCCCTGGCTGGCACCCTGCAACTCGGCAAGCTCATCGCTTTTTACGACGACAACGGCATCTCCATCGACGGCTGCGTCGATGGTTGGTTCACGGATGACACGCCGCGTCGATTCCAGTCCTATGGCTGGCACGTCGTTCCCGGTGTGGATGGTCATGATCCTGAGTCCATCAAGGACGCCATTGAAAAGGCACGGAGTGAGCCGGACAGGCCGACTCTCATCTGCTGCAAGACGGTCATCGGGCAGGGTGCTCCCAATGTCTGTGGTACGGAAAAATGCCACGGTGCTCCTCTCGGCGATGACGAAATAAGCTGCGCCAGAGATGCCATGAGCTGGCCTCATCCACCCTTTGAAATCCCGGAGTTGGTGTATGCCTCCTGGAGTGCCAAAGGATCTGGCTTCAGGGCAGAGGATTCCTGGAATGCCCGCTTTAAGGAATACGAAAAGGTTTATCCGCAACTGGCTGCCGAGTTCACTCGTCGTATGAATGGCGAGTTGCCTGACGACTTCGACTCTCACGCATCCAATTATGTTGACAGTGTTGATGCCAAGGCAGAAAGCCTGGCCACTCGCAAGGCCTCGCAAAATGCCATTGAAGGGTTGGCCCCGGTGCTGCCGGAATTCTTTGGTGGATCGGCCGATCTGGCTGGTTCGAACTTGACCAGATGGTCCGGTTCCAAGATCGCTGTCCCGACTGACTGGAATGGCAATTACATGAATTACGGCGTGCGAGAATTTGCCATGTCCGTGATGATGAACGGCATGGTCCTGCATGGCGGCTTCATCCCTTATGGTGGGACATTTCTCGTCTTTTCGGACTATGCCCGCAACGCCATGCGCATGTCTGCCCTGATGGGGCTGCGTACTCTCTACGTCCTGACTCACGATTCCATCGGTGTTGGCGAAGACGGACCGACCCACCAGCCAGTGGAGCATGTCGAATCGCTGCGCCTGATTCCCAACATGGATGTTTGGCGTCCCTGCGACGCAGTGGAAGCCGCAGTTGCCTGGGAACGGTCGGTCAAGCGCGACGACGGCCCATCATCTCTCATCATGTCCCGCCAGGCTCTGCCGCATCAGTCCCGGTCTGCGGAAACCCTCGAACAGGTGTCTTGTGGCGGATACGTCCTGCGTGACAGCGACACGACTCCCGACGCCATCATCATTGCCACCGGGTCCGAAGTCGGCCTGGCCATGGAAGCCGCCATGACTATGGAATCCACAGGCAGCCATGTCCGGGTTGTGTCCATGCCGTGTGTCGAGGTCTTTGAACGGCAGAGCGAAGACTATCGCAATCAAGTTTTACCGCCTCATGTCACGACTCGTGTGGCAGTCGAGGCTGGTGTGACGAGCGGATGGGGCAAGTATGTAGGACTTGAAGGTGCTGTGCTGGGCATGGACCGTTTCGGCGAATCTGCTCCGGGCAATGAATTGTTCGAATATTTCGGGTTCACGCCCGATGCATTGGTCAAGCTGGTCAAACGAGTCATGAACGGGAAGAAGATGGCCGCTTAA
- a CDS encoding SDR family NAD(P)-dependent oxidoreductase — MTLLRNKTLVLTGASRGIGKALALELAKEGVNLVLGARSEDKLRETSKLCREQGVKAVAISGDVSSSNVALELVQVGIEFGDFYGFIHAAGVLAPGPAIWELNKTRFREVMDSSVTAAHQLIRHAVPHLLWRGGGLAVFFGSGAAERAQPGIGAYCAAKAAEEHMARQLAAEAPPVTSIIWRPGVVETRMQVDARNSEGHSAEQLKAVFRPWKEEGILLTPEESARGLVDFLKDDPGKYNGKVADIRKI; from the coding sequence ATGACTTTGCTCAGGAATAAAACCCTCGTGCTCACAGGAGCCTCAAGGGGCATAGGAAAAGCCCTGGCTCTGGAGCTGGCCAAGGAAGGCGTGAACCTTGTTCTTGGTGCGCGCAGTGAAGATAAGCTCAGGGAAACCAGTAAATTGTGCCGAGAACAGGGCGTGAAGGCCGTTGCCATCAGTGGTGACGTGTCCTCGTCCAACGTGGCACTGGAATTGGTACAGGTGGGAATTGAATTTGGTGATTTCTACGGATTCATCCACGCGGCCGGAGTGCTGGCACCCGGTCCGGCCATCTGGGAGCTGAACAAGACCCGTTTCCGTGAAGTCATGGATTCGTCGGTCACCGCTGCCCATCAATTGATTCGGCATGCGGTACCCCATCTGCTCTGGCGGGGAGGCGGTCTGGCCGTCTTCTTCGGGTCCGGCGCAGCAGAACGCGCACAGCCGGGAATTGGGGCCTATTGCGCCGCCAAGGCCGCAGAAGAACACATGGCTCGTCAATTGGCGGCGGAAGCACCGCCGGTCACTTCCATAATCTGGCGTCCTGGCGTCGTGGAAACACGGATGCAGGTGGACGCACGCAACAGCGAAGGGCATAGTGCCGAACAGCTCAAGGCGGTCTTCCGCCCATGGAAGGAAGAGGGCATCTTGTTGACACCGGAAGAGTCGGCCCGCGGCCTTGTTGATTTCTTGAAAGACGATCCGGGCAAGTATAATGGCAAGGTTGCCGATATACGGAAAATATAG
- a CDS encoding integrase core domain-containing protein encodes MGTGSELRQALAWWFDFYNNRRPHFAFDGKKPMEIYQNRSRPEGVPPLAWNERAA; translated from the coding sequence ATGGGAACCGGAAGCGAACTGCGGCAAGCCTTGGCTTGGTGGTTCGATTTCTACAACAATCGACGTCCGCATTTTGCTTTTGACGGCAAGAAGCCGATGGAGATATATCAGAACCGTTCCAGGCCAGAGGGGGTACCCCCTCTGGCCTGGAACGAAAGAGCGGCGTAG
- a CDS encoding IS3 family transposase (programmed frameshift) has translation MRKSKFSEYQIVKILKAVEGGRTVVDVCREHGVSSATYYKWKSKYGGMEASDIQRMKDLETENRKLKQMFADLSLENMALKDVIEKKPLRPVQRKEFVMHMVNAFELSLRKACAAMGISRSYYAYKPHPRDDSDVIAALTELAEKKPTWGFSKLFNVLRQQDKPWNHKKVWRVYCLLKMNLKRKAKKRLPQASRTAVAQPLAPNYCWSIDFMRDTLYSGRVFRTFNAVDDYNREALAVEIDTNMPAGRVVRVLDRVAEERGGYPERLRMDNGPEFSGTVMAAWAESHGVNLEFIQPGKPTQNSYIERFNRTYREEVLDLYVFNSLSEVRAITEDFIREYNEERPHESLGNMSPINFAAQRAGGTPYPLGNPPKTAGSLYR, from the exons ATGCGTAAATCGAAGTTCAGCGAGTACCAGATCGTCAAGATCCTGAAGGCAGTGGAAGGCGGACGAACTGTCGTCGATGTCTGCCGCGAGCACGGCGTGAGCAGCGCCACGTACTACAAGTGGAAGTCAAAGTATGGCGGCATGGAGGCATCCGATATCCAACGGATGAAGGATCTCGAAACGGAGAACCGTAAGCTCAAGCAGATGTTCGCCGACCTCAGCCTGGAAAACATGGCGCTCAAGGATGTGATCGAAAAAAAAC CTCTGAGGCCAGTTCAACGCAAGGAATTTGTCATGCACATGGTCAACGCGTTTGAGTTGAGCTTGCGCAAGGCATGCGCGGCCATGGGCATCAGTAGGAGCTACTACGCCTACAAGCCGCATCCGCGGGACGACAGCGATGTCATCGCAGCCTTGACTGAACTGGCCGAGAAAAAGCCTACATGGGGCTTCAGTAAGCTTTTCAACGTCCTTCGACAGCAGGACAAGCCCTGGAACCACAAGAAGGTCTGGAGGGTTTACTGCCTCTTGAAAATGAACCTGAAGCGCAAGGCCAAGAAGCGGCTTCCGCAAGCCTCTCGGACGGCAGTGGCCCAACCGCTTGCGCCAAACTATTGCTGGTCGATAGATTTCATGCGGGACACGCTTTACAGCGGTCGCGTCTTCAGGACTTTCAACGCTGTAGATGATTACAACCGTGAGGCCTTGGCCGTGGAGATCGATACCAATATGCCAGCAGGACGAGTGGTAAGGGTGCTGGATCGGGTAGCCGAAGAGCGTGGCGGCTATCCCGAGAGGTTGCGAATGGACAATGGTCCAGAGTTCTCGGGGACTGTCATGGCGGCCTGGGCCGAATCGCATGGCGTGAATCTGGAGTTCATTCAGCCTGGCAAACCCACCCAGAACTCATACATCGAGCGGTTCAACCGAACCTACAGAGAAGAAGTGCTTGATTTGTACGTGTTCAACAGCCTGAGCGAAGTTCGGGCCATTACGGAGGACTTTATCCGTGAGTACAACGAGGAACGTCCTCATGAATCCCTGGGGAATATGTCGCCGATAAATTTTGCTGCCCAAAGGGCAGGGGGTACCCCCTACCCTCTGGGCAACCCCCCGAAAACTGCCGGGAGTCTCTACCGTTAA
- a CDS encoding tyrosine-type recombinase/integrase, producing the protein MTVYSKAGKGYRYDFMVKGKRHTKAWFKTKRAAKAAEAEKRKEVKAQLAMEAQGDMALLDLLNLRLDYMLDRAYSESHYIKTKYAAQRLLDYLGNVPCSTITRLKADEFLMALVKKSTPVAGNNDLKVLRAAFSWAMKRGQHFIQNNPFAGLETFPNDKPKEKKRTPTSDELDRIIEAAKPKHRAYLWVLRETLARSIEVHRLKWKRVNFEERYVELKTFKNKNREPVLREIPMTDKLYEVLLDLYNERDPDKEWVFWRRAYNAKTKRMEEGPYKCGRYTMLQNTCKRAGVDYYSFHRFRASGASVMDNHGALLPGIQRVLGHADRRSTEIYLEKLRDVERDAMDIYERESRKDDNKVA; encoded by the coding sequence ATGACCGTTTATTCAAAAGCCGGAAAAGGGTACCGGTACGACTTCATGGTAAAAGGCAAGCGCCACACCAAGGCGTGGTTCAAGACAAAACGGGCCGCAAAAGCGGCAGAAGCCGAAAAAAGGAAGGAAGTAAAAGCACAACTGGCGATGGAAGCCCAGGGCGACATGGCCTTGCTTGATCTGCTGAACCTGCGTTTGGACTATATGTTGGACCGAGCATACTCCGAGTCGCATTACATAAAGACAAAGTACGCAGCTCAACGCTTGCTGGATTATCTGGGCAACGTGCCTTGCAGCACCATCACCCGCCTGAAGGCCGATGAGTTCCTGATGGCTTTGGTAAAGAAAAGCACCCCTGTTGCAGGCAATAACGATTTGAAGGTCCTTCGGGCAGCGTTTTCCTGGGCCATGAAACGTGGGCAGCATTTCATTCAAAACAATCCCTTTGCGGGACTGGAAACGTTTCCCAACGATAAGCCCAAGGAAAAGAAGCGGACTCCGACGAGTGATGAACTTGATCGCATTATTGAAGCGGCCAAACCGAAGCACCGTGCCTACTTGTGGGTATTGCGCGAAACCTTGGCCCGAAGCATCGAAGTACACCGACTCAAGTGGAAGCGGGTCAACTTCGAAGAACGGTATGTTGAGCTGAAGACGTTCAAGAACAAAAACAGGGAGCCGGTCCTGCGTGAAATCCCGATGACGGACAAGCTGTATGAAGTCTTGTTGGACCTGTATAATGAACGTGATCCAGATAAGGAATGGGTGTTTTGGCGCCGAGCCTACAATGCGAAGACCAAAAGGATGGAAGAAGGGCCGTACAAGTGTGGCAGATATACCATGCTCCAAAACACCTGCAAACGGGCAGGTGTGGATTACTACAGCTTCCACCGCTTCCGAGCATCGGGCGCATCCGTCATGGACAACCATGGCGCCCTGCTTCCAGGCATCCAGCGCGTCCTTGGACACGCCGACCGCCGAAGCACGGAAATCTACCTGGAAAAACTCCGTGACGTTGAACGCGATGCCATGGACATCTACGAAAGGGAAAGCCGCAAGGATGACAATAAGGTCGCGTAA
- a CDS encoding IS1595 family transposase, translating into MRKSRLSKDKQLRLIEHFVAGTTARCAADLVGVNVKTAAYYFHRLREIIAVEESCEGMDFGEFEVDESYFGGKRKGKRGRGAAGKVPVFGILKRGGKVYTQVIPDAKGKTLLPIIQERIQPDSVVYSDCWYGYNVLDVSAFKHFRINHSKLFADSHNHINGIENFWNQAKRHMRKFNGIPTKHFSLFLKECEWRFNNSNPRSQFKQLKQWVRRHMG; encoded by the coding sequence ATGCGAAAAAGTCGTTTGAGCAAGGACAAGCAGCTTCGTTTAATCGAACATTTTGTGGCTGGCACGACAGCTCGTTGCGCTGCCGATCTGGTTGGTGTGAACGTCAAAACAGCCGCCTATTACTTTCACCGGCTCCGGGAAATCATAGCGGTAGAAGAGTCCTGTGAAGGGATGGATTTTGGCGAATTTGAGGTCGATGAGAGCTACTTCGGTGGCAAGCGAAAGGGCAAAAGAGGACGTGGGGCGGCTGGTAAGGTTCCTGTTTTTGGAATCCTTAAAAGGGGCGGGAAGGTCTATACACAGGTGATTCCTGATGCGAAAGGTAAAACCTTGCTTCCCATTATTCAGGAAAGAATCCAGCCAGACAGTGTGGTTTACTCGGACTGCTGGTATGGCTACAATGTCCTTGATGTGTCAGCGTTCAAACACTTCCGAATCAACCACTCGAAGCTGTTTGCAGATAGCCACAACCACATCAATGGAATCGAGAATTTTTGGAACCAGGCCAAACGCCATATGAGGAAATTCAACGGCATTCCAACCAAGCATTTTTCTCTGTTTTTAAAGGAATGCGAGTGGCGTTTTAATAACAGCAATCCGCGAAGCCAGTTTAAACAACTGAAACAGTGGGTTAGAAGACATATGGGCTAG
- a CDS encoding integrase domain-containing protein produces the protein MAKSISLALGANRATLSGPRSKQYRIRQNAKVFAKRLKEAGYGVRKWSKISNKHFSAVADKMKENGTGDGRIAEVFSAARHLCETYGNTGISPTNDVFDVRRGSIANANSKAVAPVFVQGAIDKLANEVKYEYGPRAAAQIRLQYELGLRREEAAKVDLISDWDRESRSLHVQYGTKGGRPRTLYNLSWQQQEALEKALPYVSQSDRPGIHNLMPSGMGDKWQEKLSHAARLCGFTKKESGWTLHSNRHERFHRMYVDHTGFQPPNQHESVEGFQQAAQNAAGGEWSRLDAEARDDIEVTAGHSSGRRDVSDAYLGCSH, from the coding sequence ATGGCAAAATCCATCAGTCTAGCACTGGGCGCGAACAGGGCAACCCTGTCCGGTCCGCGCTCAAAACAATATCGCATCAGACAAAATGCAAAAGTCTTTGCGAAAAGGTTAAAAGAAGCAGGATATGGGGTCCGTAAATGGTCTAAGATATCCAACAAACATTTTTCGGCAGTGGCTGACAAAATGAAAGAAAATGGCACGGGTGACGGGCGTATAGCAGAAGTATTCTCTGCAGCCCGTCACCTGTGCGAAACATATGGCAATACAGGTATTAGCCCGACTAATGATGTCTTCGACGTCAGGCGCGGAAGCATTGCCAACGCTAATAGTAAAGCGGTTGCCCCCGTCTTTGTGCAGGGGGCAATCGACAAGCTGGCAAACGAGGTCAAGTATGAATACGGGCCACGAGCCGCTGCACAGATAAGATTACAGTATGAACTCGGATTACGCCGAGAAGAAGCAGCCAAAGTTGATCTGATCAGCGATTGGGACCGAGAAAGCCGTAGTCTTCATGTCCAGTATGGGACGAAAGGCGGCAGACCAAGAACACTTTACAACCTGTCATGGCAGCAGCAAGAAGCATTGGAAAAAGCACTGCCATATGTCAGTCAATCTGACAGGCCCGGAATACACAATCTCATGCCAAGCGGCATGGGCGACAAGTGGCAAGAAAAGCTATCCCACGCTGCCCGATTATGTGGCTTTACAAAGAAAGAAAGCGGTTGGACGCTCCACAGTAATCGGCACGAAAGGTTCCATCGTATGTACGTCGATCACACTGGATTTCAGCCGCCCAATCAACACGAGTCTGTGGAAGGCTTTCAACAGGCCGCTCAAAATGCGGCAGGGGGTGAATGGTCTCGGCTGGATGCTGAGGCCCGCGATGATATTGAAGTCACTGCCGGTCATTCTTCCGGTCGCCGGGATGTGTCTGACGCTTATCTTGGTTGTAGTCATTAA
- a CDS encoding NAD(P)/FAD-dependent oxidoreductase: MPDYDVIVVGAGPAGACTAIHAARQGLHVLLLDQKKFPREKPCGDALSSLAIAEFNVLGLLPRLLEIPHTPVQKIAYHSADGSSVTVPILKIDKDTPEAGIICRRILLDALLMEAAAEEEVEIVDWCQVTEIQTKNGQACGVKGERGGGREVSWTAKVIVGADGSDSVVAKQMKMPRYSEYRALAVRGYYRQVLGIRGNIEIHFPEEVLPGYVWFHPTETSQTNVGLALPMDVVKQGNIKPKQALLRALESPELKERFAFAEQMGEIETGVLPVGNPMREIHGDGFLLVGDAAGLVNPCSSDGTTNAIISARIAGQVLAKACAGDVWDEAALREYPYNLWQEIGPSLEMGGRLMGLRTPKAIGSLIRSASRRPHNAGWISGVLLGSALPSEDLDDFLAYINFFAK; encoded by the coding sequence TTGCCAGATTATGATGTCATAGTAGTTGGAGCAGGGCCCGCAGGGGCGTGTACAGCAATCCATGCTGCCAGGCAGGGCTTGCATGTCCTCTTGCTCGACCAGAAAAAGTTCCCAAGGGAAAAACCCTGCGGAGACGCGCTCTCTTCGTTGGCGATTGCCGAGTTCAACGTCTTGGGACTTCTGCCACGCCTATTGGAAATCCCCCATACCCCGGTTCAAAAGATCGCCTACCACTCTGCCGACGGTAGTTCTGTGACCGTGCCGATACTCAAGATCGACAAAGATACTCCCGAGGCCGGAATTATCTGTCGCAGAATTCTTCTTGATGCTCTTTTGATGGAAGCTGCGGCTGAAGAGGAAGTGGAGATTGTCGATTGGTGCCAGGTGACTGAGATCCAGACTAAAAATGGACAGGCCTGTGGAGTGAAGGGCGAACGTGGCGGCGGGCGCGAAGTATCCTGGACTGCAAAGGTCATAGTCGGTGCTGACGGCAGCGATTCAGTCGTAGCTAAGCAGATGAAGATGCCCCGCTACAGTGAGTATCGTGCTCTGGCTGTCCGTGGGTATTATCGTCAGGTGCTAGGCATCCGGGGGAACATCGAGATTCATTTCCCTGAAGAGGTTCTGCCCGGTTATGTCTGGTTCCATCCCACTGAAACGAGCCAGACCAATGTCGGCCTGGCCCTTCCCATGGACGTGGTCAAGCAAGGGAATATTAAGCCCAAGCAGGCCCTTTTACGGGCACTTGAATCTCCTGAACTCAAGGAACGTTTCGCTTTTGCCGAGCAGATGGGTGAGATCGAAACGGGCGTGTTGCCGGTGGGTAATCCCATGCGTGAAATTCATGGCGACGGCTTCCTTCTCGTCGGTGACGCAGCAGGTCTGGTCAATCCCTGCAGTTCAGACGGCACAACCAATGCCATTATCTCTGCCCGGATAGCCGGACAGGTGCTTGCCAAGGCGTGCGCTGGTGATGTCTGGGACGAAGCCGCCTTGCGCGAGTATCCATACAACCTGTGGCAGGAGATCGGTCCTTCCCTTGAAATGGGCGGCCGCCTCATGGGGTTGAGAACCCCCAAAGCCATAGGGAGCCTCATTCGAAGTGCTTCCCGACGTCCCCACAATGCCGGTTGGATTTCCGGTGTTCTGCTCGGCTCGGCGCTTCCCTCGGAAGACCTGGACGATTTCCTGGCCTACATCAATTTCTTCGCCAAATAA